AGCTGTCCCAGAGCCGGGAGCTGCAGATGGGACACCTGACCATCGGCGCCAGCGACACCGTCACCAGCCAGTTCCTGCTGCCGTATCTGGATCGATTCCACCGGCAGTATCCCGCCATCCACATCCAGATCGTCTCCGGCCGCAGCCACAAGGTGCTGGGGCTGCTGCAGTCCGGCAAGGTGGATATCGCCTTTGCCAGCACCCCCCAGGAGTCCGCCTCGCTGGAGACGCACCCCTGCTTCGCCACCCACTCCGTGTTCGTAGCGTCGGCGGACTACCCCTGCGACTTCGGCCATGTCTATTCTCTGGCGGAGATCGCCGCCTTCCCCCTGATCCTTTTGGAGCGCAAGGCCTCCTCCCGGCTGTATCTGGAGAAGTACTTCCTGCAAAATGGCCAGCGGCTGCATCCGGAGATCGAGCTGGGCGCACGGAGCCTGCTGGTAGATCTGGCGGCGATTGGCTTCGGGGTGGCGGGCGTCACGGAGGAGTTTGTCCACGAAGAGCTGTCGAAGGGTCGACTGCGGAAGCTGGCTACGGACTTCGAGATCCCGCCCCGCAGCGTGGATCTATGCGTCCTGCGGGACGTGCCTCTGACCCCGGCGGCCCAGCGGTTTGCCGACTTCGTAAAGGACAGCTTATCCCAGCGTTCAGGCGCGCCTCTGAACTGGGAGAACTGACAAATACCGGGAGAAAAACCAAGAAAAGCTTGGTTTTTCTCCCTATTGTTTTTCCCCCGGAAATTGGGCAGAATAGGGTCAATATGGTGGAGTACCAGCGACTTATAATAAAGGAGTGTGGATCGTGGAAGCATTGAAAGAGCGTATCCGCCGGGAGGGCCGTGTCCTGCCCGGCAACATCATCAAGGTAGACGGGTTTTTGAACCATCGGGTGGACACCGCCTTCATGGAGGAACTGGCGGACGAGTTCGCTCGCTATTTTGACGTCAGCAAGATCACCATGGTGCTGACTGCCGAGGCCAGCGGCATCGCTCTGGCTACCATCTGCGCCAATAAGTACGGCGTGCCCATGGTGTTTGCCAAGAAGGCCAAGAGCGACAACATCGAGGGTGGCCTGTACCAGAGCGAGATCTTCTCTTATACTTACAAGAAGAAGGCCACCCTCATCGTGGCGCAGGAGTGGCTGGGGCCGGAGGACAAGGTCCTTATCATCGACGACTTCATGGCTAAGGGCTACGCCATGCAGGGTCTCATCGACATCGTCAATGCCGCCGGCGCCGAGCTGGTGGGCATCGGCGTGGCGGTGGAAAAGGGCTTCCAGCACGGCGGCGACTCCTTCCGTGAGCAGGGCTACAACATCCACTCTCTGGCCGTTATCGAGGAGGCTACGCCCGACCACATCACCTTCCGGGAGGATGATCCGGTATGAAAAAGGTTTTAGTGCTGGACTTCGGCGGCCAGTATAATCTGCTGGTGGCTCGCCGTGTCCGTGAATGCGGCGTATACTGCGAGATCCGCTCTTGGCGGGAGTCTATGGAGCATATCCGGGCCTTCCAGCCTGACGCTCTCATTTTCACCGGTGGCCCCGCCACGGTATTCGAACCCAATGCTCCCATGGTGGATCCCGCCCTGTTCTCTATGGGTATTCCCGTGCTGGGCATCTGCTACGGCCAGCAGCTGATGATCCATCTGCTGGGCGGCCAGTGCCGCCGGGCCGAGACCCGTGAGTACGGCAAGGTAGAGCTGACCCATAACGGCAAGAGCCCTCTGTTTAAGGATATCCCCGCCACCGCCGTGTACTGGATGAGCCACGGCGTGGAGGTGGAGACGCTGGCCCCCGGCTTCGAGGTGGTGGCCTCCACCGACGGCTGCCGCTGCGCTGCCATCCAGTGCGCCGAGAAGCAGCT
The genomic region above belongs to Vescimonas coprocola and contains:
- a CDS encoding xanthine phosphoribosyltransferase, translated to MEALKERIRREGRVLPGNIIKVDGFLNHRVDTAFMEELADEFARYFDVSKITMVLTAEASGIALATICANKYGVPMVFAKKAKSDNIEGGLYQSEIFSYTYKKKATLIVAQEWLGPEDKVLIIDDFMAKGYAMQGLIDIVNAAGAELVGIGVAVEKGFQHGGDSFREQGYNIHSLAVIEEATPDHITFREDDPV
- a CDS encoding LysR family transcriptional regulator, coding for MSVKLELYRVFKEVAEAGNITAAAQALYISQSAVSQSIKQLEGELQTRLFARNSRGVALTPDGRMLYEYVRSAIGLLETGEEKLSQSRELQMGHLTIGASDTVTSQFLLPYLDRFHRQYPAIHIQIVSGRSHKVLGLLQSGKVDIAFASTPQESASLETHPCFATHSVFVASADYPCDFGHVYSLAEIAAFPLILLERKASSRLYLEKYFLQNGQRLHPEIELGARSLLVDLAAIGFGVAGVTEEFVHEELSKGRLRKLATDFEIPPRSVDLCVLRDVPLTPAAQRFADFVKDSLSQRSGAPLNWEN